A single genomic interval of Gossypium raimondii isolate GPD5lz chromosome 11, ASM2569854v1, whole genome shotgun sequence harbors:
- the LOC105801579 gene encoding peroxidase 44 has product MMRLKVTFVLFLWILPLALANLRVGFYRRSCPNAESIVRAAVRRRLTRDKSITAALLRMHFHDCFIRGCDASILIDSNRKSSSEKDAGPNLTVRGFDLIDEAKKALEATCPSKVSCADIITLATRDAVFLSGGPFYFVPTGRRDGLVSDPDEVNLPGPTLTVSEAFQAFRAKNMSMDDMVTLLGAHTVGVAHCSFFLDRITRPDPTMDRGLAAKLRSICGAASGSNPDPTAFLDQATPFAVDNQFFKQIGLKRGVMKIDQELANDPLSRRIVSGFAANATLFRTRFAQAMVKMGNIQVLVGNAGEIRKNCRVFNPRRRI; this is encoded by the exons ATGATGAGATTGAAAGTTACATTTGTGCTATTCCTTTGGATTCTTCCGCTTGCCTTGGCAAACCTTAGGGTTGGTTTTTACAGAAGAAGTTGTCCAAATGCCGAATCCATAGTTCGAGCAGCTGTCCGACGACGTTTAACCCGTGATAAATCCATCACTGCAGCCTTGCTTCGCATGCATTTCCATGACTGTTTCATTAGA GGTTGTGACGCATCCATTCTCATAGACTCCAACAGAAAAAGTTCATCGGAGAAAGATGCCGGGCCAAACTTGACGGTGCGTGGATTCGACCTCATCGATGAAGCGAAGAAAGCTCTAGAAGCCACTTGCCCTTCAAAAGTTTCATGTGCAGATATCATAACACTAGCCACCCGAGATGCTGTATTTCTGTCGGGGGGACCCTTTTATTTTGTCCCAACAGGGAGGCGGGACGGTCTGGTCTCGGATCCTGACGAAGTGAACTTGCCAGGCCCTACATTGACTGTTTCAGAGGCTTTCCAAGCTTTCAGGGCTAAAAACATGAGCATGGATGATATGGTTACCCTTTTGGGAGCACATACAGTTGGTGTCGCGCATTGCAGTTTCTTCTTGGACAGGATTACAAGACCTGATCCTACAATGGATCGTGGTCTGGCTGCAAAGCTAAGGAGCATTTGTGGTGCAGCCAGTGGTTCCAATCCTGACCCTACAGCATTTCTGGACCAGGCCACACCATTCGCAGTGGATAACCAGTTCTTCAAGCAGATAGGGTTGAAGAGAGGGGTAATGAAGATCGATCAAGAGTTAGCTAATGATCCATTGTCGAGACGTATCGTATCGGGTTTTGCAGCAAATGCGACTCTATTTAGAACTAGGTTTGCTCAGGCAATGGTGAAGATGGGAAATATCCAAGTTCTTGTTGGAAACGCTGGGGAGATTAGGAAAAATTGCAGGGTTTTTAATCCCAGACGAAGGATCTGA